GTGCCCGTGCATGGGTCGATCGCGGCCTGGATGGCCGCGGGCGGGATCGACCCGAAGTCGTTCTCTCGCACCCTCAAGTCGTGGCTGTCCCGGGCGGCCCCGGATGGGACGCCGATACATCGGCTGAGGGCAGGCGAGCTGAAGGTTGCCGAGTTCGACGCGTCCGATCGGCCCCCGTTGCGCGGTGCGCGTCGACTGTCGCCCCGTCGGACGCCGCCAGTGAATCGAACTTGACGTCGACATCAATTATGTCATGATGGGCGGGTGCCGAGATCTATCTACCTACCCGAGCACGACGCGTTTCGTGCCTCCGTGCGGACGTTCCTCGCCCGTGAGGTGGAGCCGCGACTCGAGGAGTACCGCGCTGCGCACGGGCTGCCGCGAGAGTTCTGGCTCCGGGCGGGCCATCACGGATTTCTCGGGCTGGAGATCCCCGAGGAGTTCGGCGGCGGCGGAGCCGATGACTATCGCTTCAACGCGGTCCTCACCGAGGAGCTCGCCAAGGTCAGCATGGCGCTCGCGTCGTGTGTGGGCATCCACGCTGACATCGTCGTGCCGTACCTCCTGCACCTGGCGACCGATGAGCGGAAGAAGCGGTGGCTTCCCCGGATGGCCTCCGGTGAGCTGCTGACCGCCATCGCGATGACCGAGCCTTCCGGAGGCTCGGACCTGGCCCGGATGCGGTCGACGGCAGTCCGCGACGGCAGCGAGTTCGTCGTGAACGGATCGAAAACGTTCATCACGAACGGGTACTCGGCGGACCTGATCGTCGTGGCCTTGCGGACCACATCCGGGAGGGGAGCTCGGGGTCTCTCGCTGTTCGGCATCGAAACCAGCCGTGCGGGCTTCGCCCGCGGCCGCCGGCTCGACAAGGTCGGGCAGGACGAGTCGGACACCGCCGAACTGTTCTTCCACGACGTCCGGGTCAGTGAGGACGACCTCATCGGCGAATACGACGGTGGGTTCGGGCACCTGATGACCTGGCTTCCCCAGGAGCGGCTGAACGGCGCCGTCACGAACCTGGCCCATGCGCGAGCCGTTCTCGACGAGACCATCAGGTACTCGCGGGAACGGGCGGCTTTCGGGCAGCCCATAGGCCAGTTCCAGCACAACAAGTTCCTTATCGCCGATCTGGTCACGCGAGTCGAGGTCACCCAGGCGTACGTCGATCAGTGCGTGATGTCACATGTGGAAG
This Amycolatopsis sulphurea DNA region includes the following protein-coding sequences:
- a CDS encoding acyl-CoA dehydrogenase family protein, giving the protein MPRSIYLPEHDAFRASVRTFLAREVEPRLEEYRAAHGLPREFWLRAGHHGFLGLEIPEEFGGGGADDYRFNAVLTEELAKVSMALASCVGIHADIVVPYLLHLATDERKKRWLPRMASGELLTAIAMTEPSGGSDLARMRSTAVRDGSEFVVNGSKTFITNGYSADLIVVALRTTSGRGARGLSLFGIETSRAGFARGRRLDKVGQDESDTAELFFHDVRVSEDDLIGEYDGGFGHLMTWLPQERLNGAVTNLAHARAVLDETIRYSRERAAFGQPIGQFQHNKFLIADLVTRVEVTQAYVDQCVMSHVEGTLSPVDAAKAKWWTAQVQNDVLDHCVQLHGGYGYMNEYRVARAWRDARVSKIWAGSNEIMKELIGRDLGL